A region of Desulfovibrio inopinatus DSM 10711 DNA encodes the following proteins:
- a CDS encoding DUF523 domain-containing protein, which yields MEKTMYVVSACLIGEACRYNGEASLHPLVKELVDKGQVLAVCPEVLGGLSIPRPACEISGDRVITHDGLDLTDAYKEGAKKALDMALDAGCSRAVVKSRSPSCGKGVVYDGSFSGRLIPGNGVFAEMLVEFGIETITEDDLEVIWGWDEDA from the coding sequence ATGGAAAAAACTATGTATGTCGTCAGTGCCTGCCTTATTGGAGAGGCATGTCGCTACAACGGAGAAGCGAGCCTACATCCTTTGGTCAAGGAGCTTGTCGACAAAGGGCAAGTGTTGGCCGTATGCCCCGAGGTATTAGGTGGCCTGTCCATTCCCAGACCAGCCTGCGAAATTTCTGGCGATCGTGTTATAACGCATGATGGACTAGATCTGACCGATGCGTACAAAGAGGGAGCGAAAAAAGCTTTGGATATGGCCTTGGACGCCGGTTGTTCCCGGGCAGTGGTCAAATCACGGTCCCCTTCATGCGGAAAAGGCGTCGTGTACGACGGATCATTTTCCGGTCGACTTATACCGGGAAATGGTGTGTTTGCTGAGATGCTTGTAGAATTTGGTATTGAAACCATCACCGAAGATGATTTGGAAGTCATATGGGGATGGGATGAAGATGCGTGA
- a CDS encoding type II and III secretion system protein family protein, producing the protein MSIHTYSNQRPRPAWILVCTLLLFVSATPAHAQKAVHSIQNPPSLDISMGKSIILKSRKTLGRVSVAQPEIADFVLLSPTQVYVTGKAPGVTNLTLWDKNDRITQIFDLVVAPDVARLERIIQQALPEEDGVKVIATNDAIALSGTVRNSNNLTKLASLAEVYAPKKVINLLSVGGVQQVMLEVRVAEMQRNLLKRMKMNFNYFSEGDFLLSMLGGLTTPATEVFDIVSAVPNYFYAEDSSGNTLLPLQQYQAGQVTPNSINPSISAQSANAAFRVNTNYGNTNNGTWTGFIDILKENGLVKILAKPTLVCLSGETAKFLAGGEIPVPIPQGFGTISIEYKPFGVGLQFTPTVLTDSRISMKISPEVSELDYNNTITLNGNIIPGLNTRRASSVVEMNDGQTFALAGLIKETGRDAASRFPVLGDVPVLGMLFKSNEFQENETELVIVATVHLVQPGYKKDIKLPTDDFRTPNDLEFYLGIPTEEPTILAETLKTAGLGGKKAGMSGEFGHAVPTMPRNF; encoded by the coding sequence ATGAGCATACATACATACTCGAACCAAAGACCCCGACCGGCATGGATTCTCGTCTGCACGCTGCTTTTGTTTGTATCAGCCACACCGGCCCATGCGCAAAAAGCCGTTCATTCCATTCAGAACCCGCCGTCTCTCGATATTTCCATGGGGAAATCAATCATCCTCAAGTCACGAAAGACCCTGGGCCGAGTTTCTGTTGCCCAACCGGAGATCGCCGACTTTGTACTGCTTTCCCCAACACAAGTGTATGTTACGGGCAAAGCTCCTGGTGTCACGAATTTGACTTTGTGGGATAAAAACGACCGCATCACGCAAATTTTCGACCTTGTTGTCGCACCGGACGTCGCACGACTTGAACGCATTATCCAGCAAGCACTGCCTGAAGAAGATGGGGTCAAAGTCATTGCGACCAATGATGCCATTGCGTTGTCCGGAACGGTACGCAATTCCAACAATTTGACCAAACTCGCGTCTTTGGCTGAAGTTTACGCTCCCAAAAAAGTTATCAATTTGCTCAGTGTCGGTGGTGTCCAGCAAGTCATGCTTGAAGTTCGTGTTGCCGAAATGCAACGCAACCTTCTCAAGCGTATGAAGATGAACTTCAACTACTTTTCGGAAGGAGACTTTCTGTTATCCATGCTCGGTGGCCTGACCACACCAGCAACGGAAGTCTTCGACATCGTCTCGGCCGTTCCCAACTATTTCTATGCTGAAGACAGTTCAGGAAATACCCTTCTGCCCTTGCAACAATACCAGGCCGGGCAGGTTACTCCGAACTCCATTAATCCGAGTATCTCAGCGCAAAGTGCCAATGCCGCCTTTCGAGTCAATACGAACTACGGCAATACCAACAATGGAACATGGACGGGTTTTATTGACATCCTCAAAGAAAACGGACTGGTCAAAATTCTGGCAAAGCCAACGCTCGTTTGCCTGAGTGGTGAGACGGCCAAGTTTCTGGCAGGTGGTGAAATTCCTGTTCCCATTCCGCAAGGATTTGGCACAATTTCCATCGAGTACAAACCGTTTGGCGTCGGCCTGCAATTTACCCCGACTGTCCTGACGGATTCACGTATTTCCATGAAAATCAGTCCTGAAGTCTCGGAACTGGATTACAACAACACCATCACATTGAATGGAAATATCATTCCCGGTCTTAATACACGGCGTGCGTCAAGCGTTGTCGAAATGAACGACGGGCAAACGTTCGCACTGGCTGGGCTCATCAAGGAAACCGGTCGTGATGCGGCCAGCCGTTTTCCCGTACTCGGTGATGTCCCCGTCCTTGGTATGCTCTTCAAGAGTAACGAATTCCAGGAAAACGAAACCGAGCTTGTCATTGTTGCAACGGTTCATCTGGTTCAGCCTGGCTATAAAAAAGATATCAAACTTCCAACGGATGACTTCAGAACACCGAATGATCTTGAATTTTACCTTGGTATTCCGACGGAAGAGCCGACGATTCTGGCCGAAACATTGAAGACGGCCGGCCTGGGTGGCAAAAAAGCAGGGATGTCCGGAGAATTCGGTCATGCCGTCCCTACCATGCCCCGCAATTTCTAG
- the cpaB gene encoding Flp pilus assembly protein CpaB, with the protein MAKSRAVLHLVLALVLALGAGVVTLSWLKNAGQKKVEVEQAAPTEKAIDVVVAAAPIKRGEKLTEQFLTVAPYFPQSVPEGGFTDIKDAIGRVAGIGLSPLDPVTENKLLPEGIKAGSLDAFITPGKRAMAVKGNKVLGLSGLVAPGNTVDVLMTVNNPEDPNSRITKTVLENILVIATGQELEKSESGQVSSVDTYTLELTPEESEQLALAATEGTIHFALRNPQDLQQVTTEGADIAKTLGAYRGDVKIAQKETPEEATNVKVEAPSFEAQSIRGTEVETITLQ; encoded by the coding sequence GTGGCTAAATCACGTGCAGTCTTGCATCTTGTCCTGGCGCTCGTTCTGGCTCTTGGAGCGGGAGTCGTGACATTGTCATGGCTCAAGAACGCCGGACAAAAGAAAGTCGAGGTAGAACAGGCCGCACCGACAGAAAAAGCGATCGATGTTGTTGTGGCTGCCGCACCGATTAAACGGGGCGAAAAACTGACAGAACAATTCCTCACGGTTGCGCCGTATTTTCCTCAAAGTGTTCCCGAAGGCGGTTTTACCGACATCAAAGACGCCATTGGTCGTGTCGCTGGAATCGGTCTGTCTCCACTTGACCCTGTCACGGAGAATAAACTCCTCCCGGAAGGCATCAAAGCGGGCAGTCTGGATGCATTCATCACACCAGGAAAACGGGCCATGGCCGTCAAGGGCAATAAAGTTCTCGGACTTTCCGGTTTGGTCGCTCCAGGCAACACTGTTGACGTTCTTATGACCGTCAATAATCCGGAAGACCCCAACAGCCGCATCACAAAAACGGTGTTGGAAAACATCCTCGTCATTGCCACCGGGCAGGAACTTGAAAAAAGCGAGTCCGGTCAAGTTTCTTCCGTTGATACATATACCCTGGAACTCACCCCCGAGGAATCAGAACAACTCGCTCTGGCCGCAACAGAAGGAACGATCCATTTTGCGCTCAGAAACCCTCAGGATCTCCAACAAGTTACAACGGAAGGCGCAGACATTGCAAAAACACTCGGCGCCTATCGGGGTGACGTAAAAATCGCCCAGAAAGAAACTCCTGAGGAAGCAACCAACGTTAAGGTCGAGGCACCGTCATTCGAGGCACAGTCGATCCGTGGAACGGAAGTCGAAACCATCACGTTACAATAG
- a CDS encoding ATP-binding cassette domain-containing protein, producing the protein MIEAEHLSMNYGPVNALDDAGFVVQKGQILGLLGPNGAGKSTIMKILTTYLHPTKGTARICGFDILKNPLEVRKRIGYLPENLPLYLGMEVGEYLDFVAEARGLRGADKRLRIRWVLDHTGLGPMLHRPIIELSKGYRQRTALAQALVHDPEVVILDEPTTGLDPHQILDIRRLISELAKDKTVIFSTHILQEVEAIAERVVIIADGRIKADGPIEELAAKAEVQEEVNVLLLGPPQHFEPSLSALDGVTKIRQEHAPQGFSRFILSCDNAMAQTASIYSLAVAQNWELAELAQNTPSLEAIFLALTKAENPLLEA; encoded by the coding sequence ATGATTGAAGCCGAACATTTGAGCATGAACTACGGTCCGGTCAACGCATTGGATGATGCCGGGTTCGTCGTTCAAAAGGGGCAAATCCTCGGTCTTCTCGGCCCCAACGGCGCCGGAAAATCGACCATCATGAAGATCTTGACCACGTATTTGCATCCAACCAAAGGGACAGCTCGAATCTGCGGATTCGATATTCTGAAAAACCCTCTTGAGGTCCGCAAACGCATCGGTTACCTGCCAGAGAACCTTCCTCTCTATCTCGGTATGGAGGTCGGGGAATATCTTGACTTCGTGGCCGAAGCACGTGGACTCCGCGGAGCCGATAAACGCCTGCGCATTCGTTGGGTGTTAGACCACACGGGTCTTGGTCCCATGCTGCACCGACCGATTATCGAATTATCAAAAGGCTACAGACAACGTACGGCCCTTGCCCAGGCATTGGTGCACGATCCTGAAGTCGTCATTCTCGATGAACCGACAACCGGGCTCGATCCACATCAAATTTTGGATATCCGGCGTCTCATTTCCGAGCTGGCCAAGGATAAAACCGTTATTTTTTCCACCCATATTCTCCAAGAAGTGGAAGCCATTGCTGAACGCGTTGTCATCATTGCCGATGGCCGCATCAAGGCTGACGGTCCTATCGAAGAACTTGCGGCCAAAGCAGAAGTTCAGGAAGAGGTCAATGTCCTTTTACTTGGTCCACCACAACATTTCGAACCGAGCCTCTCTGCACTCGACGGAGTGACCAAAATCCGCCAGGAGCACGCTCCACAAGGCTTTTCTCGATTCATTCTGTCATGCGACAATGCCATGGCTCAAACAGCCTCTATTTACAGTCTTGCCGTCGCCCAAAACTGGGAGCTTGCCGAACTGGCACAGAACACACCGTCTCTTGAAGCGATCTTTCTTGCCCTGACCAAGGCTGAAAACCCTCTTCTCGAAGCCTAG